The following proteins are encoded in a genomic region of Opitutus sp.:
- a CDS encoding FMN-binding protein, which produces MKAFRLLIAWNIGLLAWVARAEDDVYLAPERFLEETFVEAAGVPAPQLVWLTKEAREQVRSILGHDYPSMRIRYWSAGARTAWILEEVGKTKPITMGLVVAGGRLERIKVLIYRESHGWEVKYPFFTDQFNGIGLDASGRLSRPIDGISGATLSVNALTKLGRLALFLDAFVRKAQAP; this is translated from the coding sequence ATGAAAGCGTTCCGCCTGCTTATTGCCTGGAATATCGGTCTACTCGCCTGGGTGGCGAGGGCCGAGGACGATGTCTATCTGGCTCCGGAACGCTTTCTTGAGGAGACGTTTGTCGAAGCTGCGGGGGTGCCAGCCCCGCAGTTGGTGTGGTTAACCAAGGAGGCGCGCGAGCAGGTGCGGTCCATCCTCGGTCACGATTATCCGTCGATGCGGATTCGTTACTGGTCGGCGGGTGCGCGCACGGCGTGGATATTGGAAGAGGTGGGCAAAACCAAACCCATCACAATGGGCCTGGTGGTGGCGGGGGGGCGCCTTGAGCGGATCAAGGTGCTCATCTACCGCGAGAGCCATGGCTGGGAGGTAAAGTATCCGTTTTTCACCGATCAATTTAACGGCATCGGGCTGGATGCGTCTGGAAGGCTCTCGCGGCCGATCGACGGGATCTCGGGTGCGACTTTGTCGGTGAATGCGTTGACCAAGCTGGGGCGGCTTGCTCTGTTTTTGGATGCTTTTGTGCGCAAAGCGCAGGCCCCTTGA